The genomic DNA TTTGACCAAATCTTTTTTACGTTTAAAAAATTTTTCCTCCACTTTGAGTATACACCATTCTACCAAGCAACAAAGTTTTACAAGCCTTTTAAAGACAAATCTAAAATCTTTAAATAAAAGTGGGTATAAACTCAATGCTTTAACAATTTCTTTATAAATGGCTGCCAATCAATTATTACGACCAGAAAGTCTCATTGACTTTTCTACAGAGCAAAATAAACTGTTTGAAAATCAAAAGCTTTCTAAAAAAATAAAAACAAAAAAATAAAAAGGTTTATCTCATGCAAATTTCGTCTAAAAAATTTATATTGTTCTCATTGCTTCTTGCAACATTTCTTGGCGGCTGTAAAAAAAATAAAAAACAGTCTGATCAAGACAATGGTTCATTCTTTTCTAAATCATCTAAAAAAGCAACTCCTGCTTCATCTGCAGAGCCATTTGAGCTTGACAACGATTCTATGAAAACATTTGCTCTAGATGATAAAATTTCAAAACATCGCCCAGCTACGAAATCATCACAAAAGTCATCAGACAATCCATTGTTCTCATGGGAAAATGTAGGCGCAGAAGAAAGCAAGCATCAATTTAAAACACTTTACTTTGATTTCAACGTTGACACATTAAAGCCAAGCCAAAATGCAGCATTATCACAAGACATTGCTCAAGCTAAAAAAATGATCAAACAAGGCAAAACGCTTGTAATTGAAGGACATGCTTGTCACTCTGAAGGATCAGCAATTTACAACCTTGCCCTTTCTGAAAGACGTGCTCGCTTCGTTGCACAAAAATTTGCTGAAGAAGGAATCGATTCTTCTCATATTAAAATTGCTCCTCGTGGTCAAGAAATGCCAGTTAGAAAAGGCGGAAATAGAAAACAACAAGCTGTTAACAGACGTGTTGAAATCTTTGCTCTTGACGCTCAACACAAAAACTAAGAATTTTAGAATTTAGATTTAAGCTAAAAAAAGCGACTGCGTAAAACACAGTCGCTTTTTTTATGCACTTATTATTTTTTTATTTGCCTACGCAAAAAGATTGAAAAACTTGATTTAAAATAGCTTCGCTAACATTGCGACCAGTCATTTCAGAAAGTAAAACCAATGCTTCTTTAAGCTTGCACGAGACGATTTCATACTCAACGGATTTTCTATCAAGCATTAAGGCCACTTCTTTTAAACTAACCAAGAACCTTGTTAAAAGATCATGCTGGCGTTTATTTAGCAAACAAGTTATTTCATCAGATCCCTTAAGATCGCTTATTTTCTTTTCAATCAACCCAAAGAGTTGATCAACAGACTTGCCTTCTTTTGCACTGACCGAAACAGTTGGAGCTTCAAAATAAAAACTTTGACTGGAAAGACTTAAGTCAGTCTTATTTTTCACCAAAATAATTTTTGATCCATGTTTTTCTACGATGTCTTGATATGATTTCTTTTCTAGCTCTGATAACTCCTGAGATCCATCAATGACCAGTAAAATAATATCTGAACCTTCTGCTTCTTGAAACGATCTATCGATTCCCTCTTGCTCAATTTGATCATCTGTTTTCCGAATTCCAGCAGTATCGACAACTGTTAAAAAATCTCCATTTCTAAATAATCCAGCCTCAATAGTATCTCGAGTTGTTCCAGGAATTGGAGTGACAATTGCTCGTTTTTTTTCAAGCAAACAGTTAAAAAGTGATGATTTTCCAGCGTTTACCGAGCCAATCAAAACAATTCTAATGCCTTCTTTAATATACTGCTGCTTAGAAAATGTTTTCAAAAGAGACTCAATTTTTACAATAAGGCTATTCATTTTTATAGATATATCATGAGCGAATTCAATTTCTTCATCTATAAATTCAAAACTAGCTTCACAAAATGCAACCATTTCAATCACAGAAAGCTCTGCCTGAGCTATCCATGAGGAAAAACTACCCTGCAACTGAGACAAGCTATATTTTAAAGACTGTGAATTTTGAGCATGAATCAAATCATTAATTGCTTCTGCCTGGAGTAAATCAATTTTTCCAAACATAACGGCTCTTTGAGTAAACTCACCGTTGCCAGCCAAGCGAGCACCACACTCAATTGCTCTGTCAATAATTTTTTCAACTAAAAATTGATTATTATGACAGGTAATTTCAACAATGTCTTGACCTGTAAATGTTTTTGGAGCTTTCATCAAAAGAAATAAAACTTGATCAATATGCTTACCATCACCATCAACAACATGACCATAGTGAATGGTATGGGTTTCTTGAATAGATATTTTTTTATTCGCCGGCAACGAGCAAAACTTATCTGCAACGGATAAGCAATCAAGGCCAGAAATCCGAATTAATCCAATGGCGCCAGAGCCCTGAGGGCTACAAAGCGCTACTATTGTTTGTTCGTGATGAGCCAGTTGCTGCCGATCAACGAGATTCTCAAATTTATTATTATGAATTATTTGAGTCATTGTTATTAGAATTATTGTTAGAGCTTGGCTTTTTTAAATCATCGTTAACACCAGGTTGCCTTGGTGAATAATAACGAGACCGCCTTCTATTGCGATAGCTTTGTCGACCTTCCTCTGAGTCATCTGAGCTTGGATGCGGCAACTGCCTTTGGGGAATATCTTGAAGTCTTCTTTCTGGTCTTTGAGGCCTATCAGCCCGAGGAACAGATGTTTCTAATTTTTTTTCTTGGTTTTCTGTATTTATTTGAGGTTGTACAGGCTTAAGCTCTCTTTGTTGAAATCTTTGTGGCTGCCTAACCGGTCTTTGATCTTTTGATTGAAAATCATTAGACCTAGGAGCCTGATATCTATCATTTTGCGGCCTAGATGGGCGCTCTTGGAGATTTTTATCTTGAGAACTTTGAGGCTTGTTTGCATGATCACGAGAAGCCTGAAGTTGATTCGATTGATTTTTTATTGGTTGCGCTTGATTAGACGGTTGCTCTTTAGGAGCCTGAGGTCTTTGCTCAAATGGTTTTTGTATATTTTGTTGAGGCTTTTTAGGAATTGATGATTGATTTTGTGATGCCTGAGGAGCCGCGTCTTTAGAAGTTGTATCTCTTTGCTGATTATCAATTTGCTTTTGAAGTGATTGATTATCAAAAAGACCTTCATAGGAATCCTGGTGCAAAACACCCTCTCCGCGAGAAGATAAGATTTCTTTTTTAAAAAATAATGCAATCTTTGCTTTTTTTGAACCAAATCCCAAAAAGCCAGATTGAGCTTCTTCTAAAATCTTTACGAAAAATTCTTTTGGCATATCGGCTTTTTTCAACGCCTCTTCAATAGCCTTAACGACCGTTGCGCCCTGTGCGATGACGGATTTCATCGAATTTCTTGTGTGCATAGTTTTTTACCCAAAAAATGTATCTGCTTATTATGATGATAGCTTATTATAAAGAGATCTGCGATTGCAATAGTTTGAAAAAATTTTGGAGTGGGAAACGGGACTTGAACCCGCGACCTTTGCCTTGGCAAGGCAACGCTCTACCAACTGAGCTATTCCCACATATTGATAACTCTTTAAAGTTTAGCAACTTTGACAAGCATGTCAAACCGCTTTTAGCTCAGAGCGCAGATTATACAGCACAAAAAACCAATTCTAGAATTATTCTTGATATTTTCACTACTTTGTTGATACTTGTAGTGCTTAAAAACCTACTAACTCAGGCGAAAAAACATGATTGGATCAATATTTGGAACAATTTCAAGCATTCAAGATAATAAACTCATTGTTAACCAAGCTGGGATTGGATTTGAGATTTTTTGCCCCGAGGCAAAAAGCCTAACTGCAAAAGAAGAGATAACTTTACACATTTATTTTCATTGGTCACAAGAAAATGGTCCAAGTTTATTTGGTTTTACGCAGTCAGTTGCAAAAGATGTCTTTTTATTGATTATTAATTGTCCAGGAATTGGCCCAAAGCTTGGTATTTCAATCTTAGAACAAACAAGCGCTTCAAATTTTTTACAAATGATCAGCGAAGAAAATATGTCCGGGCTTAGCAGTCTAAAAGGGCTAGGAGCAAAAAAAGCCGAACAACTTTGCATTCAGTTAAGAGAAAAAGCACCAAAGCTTCTTAAGATTCATCCACACCTAGCTACGCAAACTTCACTTGGCGCATGGGGAGATTTGCAGGACACTTTAAGCTCTTTAAATTATTCATCTCAAGAAATTAAACAGACTCTACATGTGTTAAGAGAAAATACGCCAGGAGAAGCTCCTGTCTTTGATATTCTTTTAAGAAAAGCACTTACACTGCTAGCTAAAAAATAACTCTATAAATTTATAATGTTTTGATTATGCTATGAGCATATTTATGTTTCTATAAGCAGAGTTTACCTTGATTAATTTAAAAACAATCGTACATGCCATTGATATTCCATTGGCTTTTTTATTTTTAATATCTGGAATTATCCTATCTTTTCTGACTAACTTTCCGCAGCTTAGAAAATTCAAACAGTTTTTGCATATTATCCAGCTTAAACAGTCCGATCATTCAACTAAAAATACACTAAGCCCCCTTCAGGCGCTTTACACTGCAATGTCAACAAGTCTTGGCATGGGAAATATTTTAACCCCGCCAATTGCTATCGCCATTGGTGGTCCCGGAGCTCTTTTTTGGATGGCAACATATGCTTTTTTTGGATCAGTAACTAAATTTACCGAAGTCACATTTGCTGTAAAATTTAAACGCTATGCAAAAGACGGGTCTATCATTGGTGGCCCAACTGGATACCTTTACCAAGTGCACCCTTTTCTTGCCAACTGGTATGGAGCATTAAGTATTTTTATTTTTTCAGCCTGGTCAGCCCTCCAATCAAAAGCTCTCGCAACAACATATGCTTACCATGGGGTTCCAGAATATATCACAGGAGCTTTCATAGCCCTGTTTATTTTTTTCATGCTGATAAGCGGAACAAAAACGATAGGTCTGTTTGCCTCTAAAATGGTTCCCATCATGTACATTCTTTATTTATTTACTTCATTTTTTATTATCTTTGCAAACATTACAGCGCTCAAGGCAGCTATTATTTCAATTTTTACCCATGCTTTTTCACCGACTGCTGCGCTTGGTGGCTTTGTTGGATCTTCAGCTTTAATTGGACTTAGGCAGGGAGTTTTTAAAGGAGCCTTTACCACAGAAGCTGGAATTGGAACTGCCGCTATTCCTCATTCATACTCCGACACAGACAATGCAACAAACCAAGGCATTTTAGGGATGTACTCAATTTTCATGAATACATTTTTATGTGTAATTTCAGGAATTGTTGCGCTTGTTACAAATGTTTGGACCCTGGGAATTACATCGAACGAGCTGGCTTTGTATGCGTTTAAATCAGCTCTTCCAACGTTTGGTCCAATTGCATTAACTGGCGTTATAACCATGTGCATAATTGGTGCAACCCTTGGAAATAGCTTTAACGGGAGTAAGTGTTTTGGATTTTTTACAAATAATCGATGGCTCAATATTTATTATATTTTTGTAAGCATCTTTATTTTTTTAGGAGCTTTGATTGATACGCCAATACTTTGGGATATCGCTGACGGCCTCTTACCATTAATTGTCGTCCCAAACCTTGCAGGATTATTTATTTTAACGTTAAAAAACAAAGAAGAACTATCTCGTTAATTTAATTTATGGAAAAATTATGAAACTATTGTTTTTCAAAAAATCATTATGCCTTTTGTTTACACTCTTTTATTCAACCGTAACGACAGCCTCATTCGATCAGCTAAGCAAAGAAAGAAATAATTTTTTTAAAGACTTAACCGACGATAGATCAACAAATATATACCTATACAATCAAGCGCTAGAAAAACCTTATTTACTACAAGGCCCAATTAAATTTCATCCAACCCAAACGGCCGCAACGATATGCATTAATACAAAAAGATATGAACTTCTTTTGTCCTTTTTAAATAACAACATCCCAATAGATCTTATAACTCAGAGTAAGCCTAGATATACAAATTCTCAAATCAGAGAAGGAAAATACGGCCCATATTCGACACCGCTCTCTTCAATATGCTCTCAGTATGACCCTGCTTGCTCAGAAATTAGAGCTCAGGTTATTCATGCTATGCTCAAAAGAAATCCTGATCTTCCATCGATCCCTGACGAATGCGGAACTTATCCTATAGACAAATGCTATCACCGCAAAACAACTCATTCTCTACTTGCATTTGGACTAAAACCCAAAGATCTTTATTTAAATTATCAGATTGTATCGTATCGACATGATCCATACCAAAGCTCAAATGAGTCAACACCAATGTCTCAGTCGAGCCAAAACAATAATGACTGCAAAGAATTTGAAACTGAAAACCTTTAAGACAAAATATATGCCTACAAATCACTTTGTCTTTGTAAAATTTGATCAACGCTTACGATTTCATCATATTTATGAGCCTGAAAACCAAGCTGGATTATTTCATCTAAAAGCTCCATCGGCCTAAGACCTTCTTCTGCAGCCTGATGAAACAAGCATGTCGCAGGAGTTAAGGCTGGCAGCGTATTACACTCTAAAATCACAACGCGTTTTTTACCGGTTGAAGACTGCTGGTCTGTTTGAAAAAAACAATCAATCCTGCTATATCCTGTACAATTCATAGCCACAAAAGCATCTCGCACGGTCTTTTGAACCATTGCAATGTCTTGAGGCAAAAGCCTTGCAGGGGTTTGATTTTCACCAGCTCCTGGTAAAAATTTTTCTTCACTCGATAAAATTCCAGCCTTTGCAACCGATTCGCTTGGGGCAAGAGCTCTTGGATTTTCATTACCAACTACCCCTACCGTAAGCTCCATGCCAAAAATTCTTTCTTCGATAAGCGCATGCTCTTTTGTTTTAAAAACATTTTGCAATGCCTCTTGAAGCTCTTGATCGTTTTTAGGCGATGAAACCATCGTACTGCATCCATCATCATGAGGCTTTACAATGCAAGGAAAGCCAATTGTTTTTATAAAAGATAAAATAGATTCTTTGTTAAAATCAGATTTTGAAACAAGCAAAGACTTAGGAACTTCAAATCCCTTAGCCTTCAAAAAATTTCCTGTTTTAAACTTATCCATACACAAAGCGCTTGCAAAAACAGACGGGCCATTGTAAGGCAAGCCAAGCATCTCAAGGGTTCCTTGAACAACGCCATTTTCACCCTGCCCGCCATGCAATGCAATAAATACAAAATCTGTAATGTTTTTCAAATCTGACCATGCAATTGGGCGAGCGCTCGATAAATTTGCATGAACTTCACGAGTTGAAGTATGAACCAACAATCGATTATCTAAAATATAAAGCTTCATATTGCTATCAACAAACACTGGCGTGACTTCATACTTTTCAGGCGAAAGCTTATAACAAACATTGCGACCCGAATTAAAAGAAGTCTCTTTTTCATTACTTGCACCACCAAGAAGTACAGCTACCCTTATTTTTTTTGTGACAATTTTTTTTGTTTCTTCTTTTTCCATTTTGTAACTTTTCAACTCAGTTTTAATAAGATGATTAATCAATTCTGAGTGCCCTATTCCAACCTCTGCCGCTTGTCTAAATAAAAATGTTGAAGGGCCCATTCCAGAAAGAGGATTACTATCAATGATTACCACTCGCTTGTCTTTGGTTAAAAACCCATCAATTCTAGACATATTTGTAAACTCTAAAGCCTGCATTGTTTTTATACAAGTATCTTGAATGAGCTTGAGATCCTGCTGGCTACAAAGTGCTGGTGTTCTTTCATTGACAGCACCTGGCATATATTTTTGATTATAATCAAAAACGTCAGTATTTTCCTGGAGCAATATTTCTGTTGGGGGAAAGGCAACCAATTCACCGGTTTTTTCATCAGTAATGACAATGCAAGTAAACTCCATGCCATCTAATTTTTCCTCTACCAAAACGCCCTGTCCCACATCACCGCTAACAAAACATGCTTTAGTTATACGGTCTTGTAGTAATTTTTTATCATAAACAACAAAGACCCCAAAGCTTGAGCCTTCACTGTGCGGCTTGATAACTACTGGAAAATTTATATTCGATTCTTGAAACTTGTTTTCAATTTTTAGGTCATCATAAGAAATTACATCTTGAACAGAAAGACTAAATCCTGAAGGAGTCAAGACTCCTTGATTTTGCAAAAAATGATTATGTAAATATTTATTCATGCCAAGCGAGCTACCAAGAACCTTAGACCCTAAATATGGTATTTTAAATAATTCTAAAATTGCTTGCAAGCGACCATCTTCTGCATATTTTCCATGAGTGGCAATATACATAAAATCGATTATCCCAGAAAGATCATCCCAAAAAATCTTTGTCGCTTCATTTTGCAATCTATGCTCAAAGTCTGCAATTTTTCCACGATATAAAAACGACCATGGTAACAAAAATAAATCGCCACTTGCAGCTTGAAATATTGGTATAGCTTTAAAAAGATTGGTGTCTAAATGATCACAAATAGTTCTGCCAGAATTAAGAGAGACTTCTCGCTCAATTGATTTACCACCCAAAAGCACACCAACTCGTAACATGATCAACCCCGAATAACCTTGCATGAAAGAAATTTAACATTTATCCTTTTAAGCTTACATAATTCAAATGATTTTGTTCAAATTATTTTAATTAAAAAAATGCGTATTTAATTTTACAACCAGATCGATTTAATTTATAGTTACCCTTACACTTTGCACCCAAGAAAAAGAAAGTTTTTATGCTTCCAAAAAACAATTTGCTCGTATGGATAGACCTTGAAATGTCTGGCCTTGATTACAACCAAGAAGTAATCTTAGAAATAGCCACAATCATTACAGATGATGAACTTAACATTATTGCAACAGGACCAAATTTAATCATTAAGCAACCAGATGAGATCTTAGATCGCATGAACCCTTGGTGCATCGAACAACACAGCAAAACTGGCCTTACGCAAAAAGTAAAAGATTCAACTATCACCATTGAACAAGCAGAAGAAGAAACATTAAGATTTTTAGAACAGTACTGCCAAAAAGGCACCGCCCCGCTGTGTGGAAACACAGTATGGTTTGATAAAATATTTCTAAAAAAAGAAATGCCACTGCTTGTAGATTTTTTACATTATCGAGTAGTTGATGTAACTGCTTTTAAAATCATGCTTGGTCGATGGTCAGGCAAAGATATAGTCTTTAAAAAAGCTAACACACACAGAGCCCTTGATGATATAAAAGAATCAATTGAAGAGCTCAAGTTTTACAAGCAGCATTTCATCACGATTCCCGCAGAAATACCCAAAAATATTTAAAAAAATAAAAAGAAGGCGTAATTGAAGTTTTGTATCAAAACATTTAATCCAAACAAAGCATTAGGAGCTTTTATGAACAAACTAACACTATGCACAATACTTTTAAGCTGTGGATTTTTATCAGCGTCTTTTGAAAAAGATTCAAGAAGAGCTGCTAAAATCGAGCGTGAAGAGCAAGGCATAAAGTTAAAATCGAAAACAGCAGAAGAGTTTTACAAGGCAAAGGTAGAAAGAAAATTAGAAAATATGCGCAAGCAAGAAGCGAAAATGCAACGACACAAGGAAAAAACTTCTCACAAATAAAATAATTTTTAATTAGGGGTTCACTTATGAAACAGCTTTTATTTTGTGCATTATTAGCATCATCAAGCTTTTTGCTTTCATCTGAAAAAATAAGCAAATCTAGCTCAGGGTCAATTTCTAGCCCTACTTTTAAATCACCAAAATCTCTTGGGACAATGCTAACTCAAGATTTTTTACAAGAGTGCGCTAACTCAAACAGCCAAAATCCTCTTGTTGTTGCACTCCTGCAACATATCTACTCAACAGAAAATAAAGATGCTATCTGGACTCTTTATTGCAAAAGCAAAAAAAGCTAAAATATTCAGCTCGTTTTAAAATCGTCACTATTTTTAAGCCACAGGATCTATGGTAAAAAATAGTGACGATTTTATTTTATAACCTTTAAGATCTGAAAAAAGCTCAATCATCTCGCTTCGCGAAAACGACTTTAGAAATAATTTTTGACTATAAACAGCTTTCACTTTGTAAACCATTGCAGGAATAGGACCAAGAACCTGCACATCAAAGCCTTGTTTTTGCGACATATCACGCAGACACTTTGCAAACATTTTTGCATCTCGCTCAACAACCAACTGATCAGCTCCCTTTAATTCAACTTCTGCAATGTGCTTAAATGGTGGATACTGCGCGTCTGTACGTTTTTGAATTTCTTCATCATAAAAAGTTTGATATTTTTTTTCATCAACAAAGCTAAAAATCTTATGCTCATCGAAAGCTTGTACAATAACCGTACTTTCATGTGACTGCCTGCCCGCTCTACCGGCCACCTGAATAAGCTGCTGCAGAGCTGTTTCTGCGGCATTGTATATGGGAAAGTGCAAATTTAAATCTGCCCATAAAACACCTACCAATGTTACACCGGGGAAATGGTATCCCTTGGTAATTGACTGAGTTCCCACTAAAATATCAATTTGACCAGACTGCATATCCTCAACGGTATTTGCCCAGCTTCGTTTTTTTACGGTACTATCTAAATCTGCACGCTCAATGCGAGCTTGGGGAAAAAGTTTTTGCAATATTGAAACTACCTGCTGAGTTCCAATTCCTTTTTTTAAAAATTCATTACTACTTATCTGGCATGTTGGACAGGCTGGAGGAATTGCTTGCCTGTGCGCACAATAATGGCACAAAAGACTATTGTCTTGATGCAGCGTCAAGCTCACTGAGCAATGGTTGCATGAAAAAATAAAACTACAGGTACATTGAACAAAAAAGCTATAACCGCGACGGTTTAGAAAAATAATAGTTTGCTCTTTATTTTCTAGTCGATTTTCAATTGCACCATGCAACTCATCAGTAATCCAAAAACTTTTTCTTTTCTTTTTAGTTTTTAAAGACGCAAACTGAATTTTTGGAAAGTTTCCAGCAAAGCGCGTGTGCATCATAAGCAGCTTCCATCCACGCTTTTTTACATTCCATAAAGATTGAAGTGATGGAGTTGCAGACCCTAAAACAATCGGAACTTTATACATTGATGCTTTTAAAATCGCCATATCGCGAGAATGAATTTTGGGATGTTTTTTTTCCTGATACCCGCTGTCATGCTCTTCATCAATAATAATTAAACCAAGGTGTGCAATTGGTAGTAAAACAGGCATATGGACGCCAACAATAATCATTGGCCTTTGCTCAAGTAAATTCTTCCACAACAGTCGTTTTTGACCAACTGGAGCAGCACTATGAAAACCAAAAACAGGAATGTCTTTAAAGAAAGTTGCAAATATTTTTTCAAATCTTAAGGCAAGGGCTACTTCTGGCAAAAGCAATATGACCGCTTTTCCTTGCTGCAATGCATCAGATGCTATTCGTTTATAAATTTCAGTTTTTCCAGATCCGGTTACACCATGAAGCAAAAAAGTTTGGTGCTTTTGCTCTAAAACATATGGGGCTATTTGATTGTATACCGACTCTTGCTCATCGGTGAAATCAACCTTTTGAGAAATAGTTAAAATCGGCTGAGAAGCAGGCTGATCTTCATTTTCTTTTTCTGATAAAAATTTTTCTAATCGCTGTAAAAAATATAAAGCGTCTGTTTGACAATAATTGCTTATTTTATCGATAAACGAACTGTATAAAT from Candidatus Dependentiae bacterium includes the following:
- a CDS encoding OmpA family protein, with the protein product MQISSKKFILFSLLLATFLGGCKKNKKQSDQDNGSFFSKSSKKATPASSAEPFELDNDSMKTFALDDKISKHRPATKSSQKSSDNPLFSWENVGAEESKHQFKTLYFDFNVDTLKPSQNAALSQDIAQAKKMIKQGKTLVIEGHACHSEGSAIYNLALSERRARFVAQKFAEEGIDSSHIKIAPRGQEMPVRKGGNRKQQAVNRRVEIFALDAQHKN
- the mnmE gene encoding tRNA uridine-5-carboxymethylaminomethyl(34) synthesis GTPase MnmE produces the protein MTQIIHNNKFENLVDRQQLAHHEQTIVALCSPQGSGAIGLIRISGLDCLSVADKFCSLPANKKISIQETHTIHYGHVVDGDGKHIDQVLFLLMKAPKTFTGQDIVEITCHNNQFLVEKIIDRAIECGARLAGNGEFTQRAVMFGKIDLLQAEAINDLIHAQNSQSLKYSLSQLQGSFSSWIAQAELSVIEMVAFCEASFEFIDEEIEFAHDISIKMNSLIVKIESLLKTFSKQQYIKEGIRIVLIGSVNAGKSSLFNCLLEKKRAIVTPIPGTTRDTIEAGLFRNGDFLTVVDTAGIRKTDDQIEQEGIDRSFQEAEGSDIILLVIDGSQELSELEKKSYQDIVEKHGSKIILVKNKTDLSLSSQSFYFEAPTVSVSAKEGKSVDQLFGLIEKKISDLKGSDEITCLLNKRQHDLLTRFLVSLKEVALMLDRKSVEYEIVSCKLKEALVLLSEMTGRNVSEAILNQVFQSFCVGK
- a CDS encoding Jag N-terminal domain-containing protein; this encodes MKSVIAQGATVVKAIEEALKKADMPKEFFVKILEEAQSGFLGFGSKKAKIALFFKKEILSSRGEGVLHQDSYEGLFDNQSLQKQIDNQQRDTTSKDAAPQASQNQSSIPKKPQQNIQKPFEQRPQAPKEQPSNQAQPIKNQSNQLQASRDHANKPQSSQDKNLQERPSRPQNDRYQAPRSNDFQSKDQRPVRQPQRFQQRELKPVQPQINTENQEKKLETSVPRADRPQRPERRLQDIPQRQLPHPSSDDSEEGRQSYRNRRRSRYYSPRQPGVNDDLKKPSSNNNSNNNDSNNS
- a CDS encoding Holliday junction ATP-dependent DNA helicase RuvA yields the protein MIGSIFGTISSIQDNKLIVNQAGIGFEIFCPEAKSLTAKEEITLHIYFHWSQENGPSLFGFTQSVAKDVFLLIINCPGIGPKLGISILEQTSASNFLQMISEENMSGLSSLKGLGAKKAEQLCIQLREKAPKLLKIHPHLATQTSLGAWGDLQDTLSSLNYSSQEIKQTLHVLRENTPGEAPVFDILLRKALTLLAKK
- a CDS encoding amino acid carrier protein, which produces MINLKTIVHAIDIPLAFLFLISGIILSFLTNFPQLRKFKQFLHIIQLKQSDHSTKNTLSPLQALYTAMSTSLGMGNILTPPIAIAIGGPGALFWMATYAFFGSVTKFTEVTFAVKFKRYAKDGSIIGGPTGYLYQVHPFLANWYGALSIFIFSAWSALQSKALATTYAYHGVPEYITGAFIALFIFFMLISGTKTIGLFASKMVPIMYILYLFTSFFIIFANITALKAAIISIFTHAFSPTAALGGFVGSSALIGLRQGVFKGAFTTEAGIGTAAIPHSYSDTDNATNQGILGMYSIFMNTFLCVISGIVALVTNVWTLGITSNELALYAFKSALPTFGPIALTGVITMCIIGATLGNSFNGSKCFGFFTNNRWLNIYYIFVSIFIFLGALIDTPILWDIADGLLPLIVVPNLAGLFILTLKNKEELSR
- a CDS encoding ATP-grasp domain-containing protein, which produces MLRVGVLLGGKSIEREVSLNSGRTICDHLDTNLFKAIPIFQAASGDLFLLPWSFLYRGKIADFEHRLQNEATKIFWDDLSGIIDFMYIATHGKYAEDGRLQAILELFKIPYLGSKVLGSSLGMNKYLHNHFLQNQGVLTPSGFSLSVQDVISYDDLKIENKFQESNINFPVVIKPHSEGSSFGVFVVYDKKLLQDRITKACFVSGDVGQGVLVEEKLDGMEFTCIVITDEKTGELVAFPPTEILLQENTDVFDYNQKYMPGAVNERTPALCSQQDLKLIQDTCIKTMQALEFTNMSRIDGFLTKDKRVVIIDSNPLSGMGPSTFLFRQAAEVGIGHSELINHLIKTELKSYKMEKEETKKIVTKKIRVAVLLGGASNEKETSFNSGRNVCYKLSPEKYEVTPVFVDSNMKLYILDNRLLVHTSTREVHANLSSARPIAWSDLKNITDFVFIALHGGQGENGVVQGTLEMLGLPYNGPSVFASALCMDKFKTGNFLKAKGFEVPKSLLVSKSDFNKESILSFIKTIGFPCIVKPHDDGCSTMVSSPKNDQELQEALQNVFKTKEHALIEERIFGMELTVGVVGNENPRALAPSESVAKAGILSSEEKFLPGAGENQTPARLLPQDIAMVQKTVRDAFVAMNCTGYSRIDCFFQTDQQSSTGKKRVVILECNTLPALTPATCLFHQAAEEGLRPMELLDEIIQLGFQAHKYDEIVSVDQILQRQSDL
- the orn gene encoding oligoribonuclease; this encodes MLPKNNLLVWIDLEMSGLDYNQEVILEIATIITDDELNIIATGPNLIIKQPDEILDRMNPWCIEQHSKTGLTQKVKDSTITIEQAEEETLRFLEQYCQKGTAPLCGNTVWFDKIFLKKEMPLLVDFLHYRVVDVTAFKIMLGRWSGKDIVFKKANTHRALDDIKESIEELKFYKQHFITIPAEIPKNI
- the priA gene encoding primosomal protein N', whose amino-acid sequence is MLIHVRLLQYAEKFFTYSVPEEFWHKMIPGTLVKVPLSNRIVPAVVSEIADPLVEYKFKIKPIVCVYPFPSDHLYSSFIDKISNYCQTDALYFLQRLEKFLSEKENEDQPASQPILTISQKVDFTDEQESVYNQIAPYVLEQKHQTFLLHGVTGSGKTEIYKRIASDALQQGKAVILLLPEVALALRFEKIFATFFKDIPVFGFHSAAPVGQKRLLWKNLLEQRPMIIVGVHMPVLLPIAHLGLIIIDEEHDSGYQEKKHPKIHSRDMAILKASMYKVPIVLGSATPSLQSLWNVKKRGWKLLMMHTRFAGNFPKIQFASLKTKKKRKSFWITDELHGAIENRLENKEQTIIFLNRRGYSFFVQCTCSFIFSCNHCSVSLTLHQDNSLLCHYCAHRQAIPPACPTCQISSNEFLKKGIGTQQVVSILQKLFPQARIERADLDSTVKKRSWANTVEDMQSGQIDILVGTQSITKGYHFPGVTLVGVLWADLNLHFPIYNAAETALQQLIQVAGRAGRQSHESTVIVQAFDEHKIFSFVDEKKYQTFYDEEIQKRTDAQYPPFKHIAEVELKGADQLVVERDAKMFAKCLRDMSQKQGFDVQVLGPIPAMVYKVKAVYSQKLFLKSFSRSEMIELFSDLKGYKIKSSLFFTIDPVA